From Scleropages formosus chromosome 25, fSclFor1.1, whole genome shotgun sequence, a single genomic window includes:
- the LOC108928098 gene encoding uroplakin-3a-like, whose translation MFCAVTFDIEKSHPDVLSSSPYPSAFTGEKPKGFYITRLGPLWDYPCSPLFRGRYFRVGDDGNCTLVNCNGILPPGSTVRVKYILTDPKTAGLVLESKWSNPIALITPVPNSIIDDGLKEHSAEMVVITVVTSWLMAALLLLLVGLLIVDRSGVIRRKNIPVMLKTYKNFFGQAISENHL comes from the exons ATGTTCT GTGCGGTCACCTTCGACATAGAGAAGTCGCATCCAGATGTCCTCAGTTCATCCCCATACCCGAGCGCCTTCACCGGGGAGAAACCCAAGGGCTTTTACATCACCAGGCTGGGCCCCCTGTGGGACTACCCTTGCAGCCCCCTGTTCAGGGGGAGGTACTTCCGGGTTGGGGATGACGGTAACTGCACTCTGGTCAACTGCAACGGGATTCTACCACCCGGTTCCACCGTCAG GGTGAAATATATCCTCACCGATCCGAAGACAGCAGGATTGGTCTTGGAGTCCAAGTGGTCAAACCCCATCGCTCTCATAACAC CCGTGCCCAACAGCATCATCGATGACGGGCTCAAGGAGCACTCGGCGGAGATGGTTGTCATCACCGTCGTGACCTCATGGTTGATggcagccctgctgctgctgctggttggCCTGCTGATTGTGGACCG ttcTGGAGTCATCAGGAGAAAGAACATCCCTGTGATGCTGAAGACATACAAAAACTTTTTTGGGCAAGCCATCAGTGAAAATCATTTGTAA